One segment of Callospermophilus lateralis isolate mCalLat2 unplaced genomic scaffold, mCalLat2.hap1 Scaffold_105, whole genome shotgun sequence DNA contains the following:
- the LOC143387953 gene encoding uncharacterized protein C1orf159-like: MSETKLQHQGAFIGGIAEGISEVPLPVGPECCVDVMDAKTTCPSTGLCGPGCYRRWNADWSTSCIRCRNGMVLTYNSSECRSCMSPRLLPPYSSQILDFSQGSTSPILGKLEWPPLSPQNHYPSANSPQEPFLPESHVHEEQLWGETFAAWGAQFPMNRSTGLPGGPHFGGSHVTASLFLGTFFVSAGLILSVAGFFYLKCSSKLPRVFYRRDKAPGLQPGEVAAMIPPPQSSVRKPRYVRCERPLDWASDPSAFSTAEAQVSNV; the protein is encoded by the exons ATGTCTGAGACCAAGCTGCAGCATCAAGgggcattcattggtggaattgcAGAGGGCATCAGTGAAGTGCCCCTCCCTGTGGGG CCTGAGTGCTGTGTGGACGTGATGGATGCCAAAACCACATGCCCAAGCACAGGCCTGTGTGGCCCAG GCTGCTATAGACGCTGGAACGCGGACTGGAGCACCAGCTGCATCCGGTGTAGGAACGGGATGGTGCTGACCTATAACAGCTCTGAGTGCAGGAGCTgtatgtctcccagattgctgcCCCCATACTCCTCCCAGATCCTGGACTTCTCACAGGGGTCCACATCTCCAATTTTGGGGAAACTGGAGTGGCCGCCCTTGTCCCCACAGAACCACTATCCATCagcaaacagcccccaggagcccTTTCTTCCCGAGTCCCATGTCCATGAGGAACAGCTGTGGGGCGAGACTT TTGCTGCCTGGGGTGCGCAGTTCCCCATGAACAGAAGCACAGGGCTGCCTGGAGGGCCACATTTTG GGGGTTCCCACGTGACAGCTTCCCTCTTCCTGGGGACGTTCTTCGTCAGCGCAGGTCTCATCCTCTCTGTGGCTGGGTTCTTCTACCTCAAGTGCTCCAGTAAGCTCCCCAGGGTCTTCTACAGGAGAGACAAAG CCCCAGGCCTGCAGCCTGGCGAAGTT GCTGCAATGATTCCCCCACCACAGTCCTCAG TGCGAAAACCAAGATATGTCAGGTGCGAGCGGCCCCTGGACTGGGCCTCGGACCCTTCTGCCTTCTCCACAGCAGAGGCCCAAGTCAGCAACGTCTGA